The sequence AATAACGAAGCCGATGCGTTCCTTACAGAAGGAACGCATTTTTTGGAGTTATATGGTTGACCCAATGTTTGTGAGTTTCGCTCAAAGTGTTCCGCGCTGCGTCCAACATTCCTGCGCTTCGCCCAAGTTACCCGTTCCTCCGCCCAGCTTCACCGTTACTCCGCCCAATATTCCTGCGCTTCGCCCAACTTCACCGTCACTCCGCCCAATATTCCTTCCGCTCCGCCCAATATTCCTTCCGCTCCGCCCAACTTCACCGTCACTTCGCCCATATGCTTCACTCTCCTACAAAAAAAGCCGTCTCCAACTAGTTGGAGACGACTTTCTTCTCATCAGGAATGCTGATGATAAATTTTGTTCCTTTTTGTTTTTTGCTTTCTACTTCGATTGTTCCATTATGAAGAAGGACGAGTTGCTTCACGATTGAAAGGCCGAGGCCAAATTCGCCATAGGATGTACTTTTACGTGAAATGTCGGCTTTGTAGAAGCGAAGCCAAATGGATTCGATTTCTTCTTTATCCATGCCGATTCCTGTGTCTTCAATTTCAATGATGGTTTCTTTATATCCTTTTCGCCCTCGCAGTGTGATTGTTCCCTTTGAGGTAAATTGGATACTGTTTTTGGTAATGTTCAAGATGATTTGAATGATTCGGTCGTAGTCAGCAAATACGGTTAAATCTTCTGGTGCTTCTAGATGGATTTCGTTTTGTTTTTCTTCAGCGAGAAGGGATAGTTGGTCTTTTATAATCTCAAAGACGTCAACTACATAGATTTCTTCCCGCTGCAAGACCACTTGATTGGATCGAATTTTTTCATAGTCTAAGTTCTCGTTGACGAGTCGAATCAACCGTATTGTTTCTTGTTCGATTAAGTTCATGCTTTTTTCCTTTTGTTCTGGTGGGATTAAATTATTTTTAATCCCCTCAATGAGTCCACGAATGGTGGTTAAAGGGGTGCGCAATTCATGTGAAACATCGGCAATAAATTGTCTTCTGCGCTTTTCCAGTCGTTCGATATCTTCTTGCGACCGTTTCAGTTGACCAGCCATATCGTTGAAATCTTGTGCCAATTGACCAATTTCGTCTCGTTTGTTGTCTTCAACATGCACGTTGTAATCTCCTGATGCAATCATTGACGTTGCATCGCGCAGCTTTTGCACTCGTTTTTCAAATATGCGAGACAATACGTAGCTAATAATTAGGGCGGCAACTAAAGAAATAATAATGACAATTAATAAATACCGATTAATTTGGTCAATCATTTTCGTAATTCCGCTTATGGGCGACATTAAAATCATCCCGCCGAGCATCTCTTGCTCTTCTATAATAGGCAAGGCAACGAAAGTCACTCCCTCGTCAAAACGTCCGAAATCACGCAATACGGATACGCGCTCGCCATTTTTGAGCCGTTCCCACTCTTCTTCACTTAAATAAAAGTTTGGGAATGGGTTTTTATTATTAGAAGGGAGAATTTGGCCCGTTTCATCAAACAAGTACAACTGAACTTTT comes from Bacillus kexueae and encodes:
- a CDS encoding sensor histidine kinase, which encodes MRNKYFYQIFGSHLIIVLTAFLILSLLFTTFVRNFVYENKVDELTSYGDQLMKVALSDSPLSKRSQLYSFRNMLEAQKVQLYLFDETGQILPSNNKNPFPNFYLSEEEWERLKNGERVSVLRDFGRFDEGVTFVALPIIEEQEMLGGMILMSPISGITKMIDQINRYLLIVIIISLVAALIISYVLSRIFEKRVQKLRDATSMIASGDYNVHVEDNKRDEIGQLAQDFNDMAGQLKRSQEDIERLEKRRRQFIADVSHELRTPLTTIRGLIEGIKNNLIPPEQKEKSMNLIEQETIRLIRLVNENLDYEKIRSNQVVLQREEIYVVDVFEIIKDQLSLLAEEKQNEIHLEAPEDLTVFADYDRIIQIILNITKNSIQFTSKGTITLRGRKGYKETIIEIEDTGIGMDKEEIESIWLRFYKADISRKSTSYGEFGLGLSIVKQLVLLHNGTIEVESKKQKGTKFIISIPDEKKVVSN